The following coding sequences lie in one Mycobacterium sp. DL440 genomic window:
- a CDS encoding DUF4153 domain-containing protein — MTTVVPGVPEAPRYPGQPAIPPLIGPALPSSGEPGWTVWPGRVWPIEPLSSAPCRPLILAVAAGLVGTAVWRPSVLSIGYLVVGIMVFVVVFGTAERRPTRTEWAGMALTMALLAVPALLAADWLGVLCIMAAWIVGWCPLFGGRTWTAVFSAPFLAWALPARVSGWVRRGLPSRVGVANPGRVAVVIGLTVLLAFVFGALFASADAAFAHLVGNLVPTFDGVDAIARVVVFGIVASFVLSGAYLTRFPPRLDVLAPAPMKAVPRWEWALPLGVLDALFLAFVVVQAAVLFGGHTHVLETEGLTYAEYARQGFWQLLWVSALTLLVLGVVIRVAGRADAADRRLLRVLVGILCATSVVVVISAIHRMWLYQQAYGFSTDRLMVVTIELWLGVVFLLVAETGVRMSGRWLPHAVLVAGVVALLGLAALNPERLVADRNIDRFQQNGQLDAEYLSRLSSDIDPALHRLPEHIRACVRSDDPESDPWYLFNLSRSRADRPVVTDLPEYCSAYWSYDYR; from the coding sequence ATGACGACTGTGGTTCCAGGAGTTCCTGAAGCTCCACGATATCCGGGACAACCGGCGATACCGCCGCTGATCGGTCCGGCGCTGCCGAGCTCGGGCGAGCCCGGGTGGACGGTGTGGCCAGGGCGGGTATGGCCGATCGAGCCGCTGTCGTCGGCGCCATGCCGACCGCTGATCCTCGCCGTCGCCGCAGGTTTGGTGGGGACGGCGGTGTGGCGGCCGTCCGTGCTCAGCATCGGCTACCTCGTGGTCGGGATCATGGTTTTCGTCGTGGTGTTCGGCACTGCCGAGCGCCGACCGACCCGCACGGAGTGGGCTGGGATGGCGTTGACCATGGCGTTGTTGGCGGTACCCGCGCTGCTGGCGGCCGATTGGCTGGGTGTGCTGTGCATCATGGCGGCCTGGATCGTCGGCTGGTGCCCGCTTTTCGGCGGGCGGACCTGGACCGCGGTGTTCAGCGCGCCGTTTCTGGCGTGGGCCCTGCCGGCCCGGGTGAGCGGGTGGGTGCGACGTGGATTGCCGAGCCGGGTGGGTGTCGCCAACCCGGGTCGCGTCGCCGTCGTCATCGGTCTCACCGTGCTGCTGGCTTTCGTGTTCGGTGCGTTGTTCGCTTCGGCGGACGCGGCCTTCGCGCATCTGGTCGGCAACCTGGTACCGACCTTCGATGGCGTCGACGCCATCGCGCGGGTCGTGGTTTTCGGGATCGTGGCGTCCTTCGTCCTCAGCGGTGCCTACCTGACCCGATTCCCACCGCGGCTCGATGTCCTGGCGCCCGCGCCGATGAAGGCGGTGCCCCGCTGGGAGTGGGCGCTGCCGCTGGGCGTGCTCGACGCGCTGTTCCTGGCGTTCGTGGTGGTGCAGGCCGCGGTGCTGTTCGGCGGTCACACCCATGTGCTGGAAACCGAAGGGCTGACCTACGCCGAATATGCCCGGCAGGGCTTCTGGCAGCTGCTGTGGGTCTCGGCGCTGACCCTGCTGGTGCTCGGGGTGGTGATCAGGGTGGCAGGCCGGGCCGACGCGGCCGACCGTCGCCTGCTGCGGGTACTGGTCGGAATACTCTGCGCCACATCGGTTGTCGTGGTGATCTCAGCCATTCACCGGATGTGGCTGTACCAGCAGGCGTACGGCTTCAGCACTGATCGGCTGATGGTGGTGACGATCGAGCTGTGGCTGGGCGTGGTCTTTCTGCTCGTCGCCGAGACGGGAGTGCGGATGTCGGGCCGGTGGCTGCCGCATGCGGTGCTGGTCGCCGGTGTGGTGGCGCTGCTGGGGTTGGCGGCGCTCAATCCCGAGCGGCTCGTGGCCGATCGGAACATCGACCGGTTCCAGCAGAACGGTCAACTCGACGCCGAATACCTGTCCCGGCTGTCGTCGGACATCGACCCTGCGCTGCACCGGTTACCCGAGCACATCCGCGCCTGCGTGCGATCCGATGACCCGGAATCGGACCCGTGGTATCTGTTCAATCTCTCGCGGTCGCGAGCTGACCGTCCGGTGGTGACCGATCTGCCGGAGTACTGCTCGGCGTACTGGTCGTACGACTACCGGTAG
- the fadA6 gene encoding steroid 3-ketoacyl-CoA thiolase FadA6: MPEAYIVDAARTPVGKKNGSLAQVHPIDLGVHAFRAIFDRTDVDPGAVDDVIVGCVDAIGGQAGNIGRLTWLAAGYPEAVPGVTVDRQCGSSQQAISFGAQAIMSGTADLILAGGMQNMSWIPISSAMVVGKEFGFTSPTNESKSWLHRYGDQEISQFRGSEMIAEKWDISREEMEEFAYNSHQRAFAAIRAGHFDNEIVPVGDFGVDEGPRESTLEKLASLKPLVEGGRLTAALASQISDGAAAVLLASEEAIKKYNLKPRARIHHISARGDDPVMMLTGPIPATQYALEKTGLSIDDIDTVEINEAFAPVVLAWLKETKADPAKVNPSGGAIALGHPLGATGAKLFTTMLNTLERTGGRYGLQTMCEGGGTANVTIIERL; encoded by the coding sequence ATGCCTGAGGCATACATCGTCGACGCCGCGCGTACTCCGGTCGGCAAGAAGAACGGCTCTCTGGCGCAGGTGCACCCGATCGACCTCGGTGTGCACGCGTTCCGCGCGATCTTCGACCGCACCGACGTCGATCCGGGTGCGGTCGACGATGTCATCGTCGGTTGCGTCGACGCCATCGGCGGGCAGGCCGGCAACATCGGCCGCCTGACCTGGCTGGCCGCCGGCTATCCCGAGGCCGTCCCCGGCGTTACCGTCGACCGGCAGTGCGGCTCCAGCCAGCAGGCCATCTCCTTCGGCGCCCAGGCCATCATGTCGGGCACGGCCGATCTCATCCTGGCCGGCGGCATGCAGAACATGAGCTGGATCCCGATCTCCTCGGCCATGGTGGTCGGCAAGGAGTTCGGATTCACCTCGCCCACAAACGAATCCAAGAGCTGGCTGCACCGCTACGGCGACCAGGAGATCTCGCAGTTCCGCGGCTCGGAAATGATCGCCGAGAAGTGGGACATCTCCCGCGAGGAGATGGAGGAGTTCGCCTACAACAGCCACCAGCGCGCGTTCGCCGCGATCCGGGCCGGCCACTTCGACAACGAGATCGTCCCGGTCGGCGACTTCGGTGTCGACGAGGGACCGCGTGAGTCGACGCTGGAGAAGCTGGCCTCGCTCAAGCCGCTCGTCGAGGGCGGCCGGCTGACCGCCGCGCTCGCCAGCCAGATCTCCGATGGTGCGGCGGCCGTGCTGCTGGCCTCCGAGGAAGCGATCAAGAAGTACAACCTGAAGCCCCGCGCCCGCATCCACCACATCAGCGCACGTGGCGATGATCCCGTGATGATGCTGACCGGCCCGATCCCGGCCACCCAGTACGCGCTGGAGAAGACCGGCCTGTCGATCGACGACATCGACACCGTCGAGATCAACGAGGCCTTCGCGCCGGTCGTGCTGGCCTGGCTCAAGGAGACCAAGGCCGATCCGGCCAAGGTCAACCCGAGCGGCGGCGCCATCGCGCTGGGCCACCCGCTGGGCGCCACCGGTGCCAAGCTGTTCACCACCATGCTGAACACTCTGGAGCGCACCGGCGGTCGCTACGGCCTGCAGACCATGTGTGAGGGCGGCGGCACCGCCAACGTGACCATCATCGAGCGCCTCTAG
- a CDS encoding HAMP domain-containing sensor histidine kinase: MTALWDRLPRPLDPFASFKVKTGLLVGGAILLASFTFWVGASWQFRYALLAALATSLILTQFLAHGMTSPLRQMTAAARAMARGDYSIRVRATSRDEIGQLAAAFNQMAADLEAADEYRRGLIGNVSHELRTPITALQAVLENVVDGVVEPDAQTMRIALSQTERLGELVSNLLDLSRIEGGAIPLQISRFDVGEFLRDAVEHVAVSASDIPVVIRVSPPDLKAVADPARLRQVVVNLVDNAIRHSPTGGRVMVLATRQVSGLRLEVADQGPGIAAVERERVFQRFTRGATSDGGTGLGLAIARWAVELHGGVIEVMDTGAGCRIKVGIPESTTGERLP, translated from the coding sequence GTGACCGCGCTGTGGGACCGGCTGCCTCGACCGCTCGATCCATTCGCATCGTTCAAGGTCAAGACCGGCCTGCTGGTGGGCGGGGCGATCCTGCTGGCCTCGTTCACCTTCTGGGTCGGCGCCAGCTGGCAGTTCCGGTACGCGTTGCTTGCCGCACTCGCCACTTCGTTGATCTTGACGCAGTTCCTGGCGCACGGGATGACCTCGCCGCTGCGGCAGATGACGGCGGCAGCACGCGCGATGGCCCGCGGTGACTACAGCATCCGGGTGCGCGCCACCTCCCGAGACGAAATCGGTCAATTGGCAGCCGCGTTCAATCAGATGGCGGCCGATCTCGAGGCTGCCGACGAGTACCGGCGCGGCCTGATCGGCAATGTGTCTCACGAATTGCGCACGCCCATCACGGCACTGCAGGCGGTGTTGGAGAACGTGGTAGACGGCGTGGTCGAGCCCGACGCCCAGACCATGCGGATCGCGCTGTCTCAGACCGAGCGCCTCGGTGAGCTGGTGAGCAACCTACTCGATCTGTCCCGTATCGAAGGCGGGGCGATTCCGTTGCAGATCAGTCGGTTCGACGTCGGTGAGTTTCTGCGCGACGCCGTCGAACACGTCGCTGTGTCGGCGAGCGACATACCGGTCGTCATCAGGGTGTCACCGCCCGACTTGAAGGCCGTCGCCGACCCGGCACGGCTACGGCAGGTGGTGGTCAATCTGGTGGACAACGCAATTCGGCACAGTCCGACCGGTGGCCGGGTGATGGTCCTGGCCACTCGTCAGGTGTCGGGCCTGCGGCTCGAAGTGGCGGATCAGGGCCCGGGTATCGCGGCCGTCGAGCGTGAGCGCGTCTTCCAGCGGTTCACCCGCGGTGCGACCTCTGACGGTGGCACGGGCCTGGGGCTGGCGATCGCGCGGTGGGCAGTCGAATTGCACGGCGGGGTAATCGAAGTGATGGATACCGGGGCGGGATGCCGGATCAAGGTCGGCATTCCCGAATCGACGACGGGGGAGAGGTTGCCATGA
- a CDS encoding AAA family ATPase: protein MTEATLLRPHAEQLFAAELAALRAADDKPAPPNWLMSPHAVVRYLLGGETVDGVEITPKYIGPRRIVEVAVATLATDRALLLLGVPGTAKTWVSEHLAAAVTGDSTLLVQGTAGTVEEAVRYGWNYARLIAEGPSQQALVPSPIMTAMRDGKIARLEELTRIPSEVQDALITVLSEKTLPIPELGSEVQATQGFNVIATANDRDRGVNDLSSALRRRFNTVVLPLPASLDDEVEIVTRRVADISGSLQLPEVPTSADEIRRVVTVFRELRSGLTADGRNKLKQPSGTLSTAEAISVVTQGIAMSAHFGDGVLRPTDTAAGIVGAVVKVPVNDAVVWLEYLEAVVRERDGWADFYRASRDVLHS, encoded by the coding sequence ATGACTGAAGCGACCCTGCTGCGTCCGCATGCCGAGCAGCTGTTCGCCGCGGAACTCGCGGCCCTGCGCGCCGCAGATGACAAGCCCGCGCCGCCGAACTGGTTGATGTCGCCGCACGCCGTCGTTCGTTATCTGCTCGGTGGGGAAACCGTTGACGGAGTGGAGATCACCCCGAAGTACATCGGCCCCCGGCGAATCGTCGAGGTGGCCGTGGCGACACTGGCCACCGACCGGGCGCTGCTGCTGCTCGGCGTGCCCGGTACCGCCAAGACCTGGGTGTCGGAACATCTGGCCGCAGCGGTGACCGGGGATTCGACGCTGCTGGTGCAGGGCACCGCGGGCACCGTCGAGGAAGCCGTGCGATACGGCTGGAACTACGCCCGGCTGATCGCCGAGGGCCCGTCACAGCAGGCCCTGGTCCCGTCACCGATCATGACCGCGATGCGCGACGGCAAGATCGCCCGCCTCGAAGAGCTGACCCGTATCCCGTCGGAGGTGCAGGACGCGCTCATCACGGTGCTGTCCGAAAAGACCTTGCCCATACCCGAACTCGGTAGCGAGGTACAGGCGACGCAGGGGTTCAACGTGATCGCGACGGCCAACGACCGCGACCGCGGCGTCAACGACCTGTCGTCGGCGTTGCGCCGCCGGTTCAACACCGTGGTCCTTCCGCTGCCTGCGAGCCTCGACGACGAGGTGGAGATCGTGACGCGCCGGGTGGCCGACATCAGCGGGTCACTGCAGCTGCCCGAGGTACCGACATCGGCCGACGAAATCCGCCGGGTCGTCACGGTCTTCCGGGAACTGCGCTCGGGGCTGACCGCCGACGGCCGCAACAAGCTCAAGCAGCCGTCGGGCACCCTGTCCACCGCCGAGGCGATCTCGGTGGTCACCCAGGGCATCGCGATGTCGGCACACTTCGGCGACGGAGTGCTCCGGCCGACCGACACCGCAGCCGGCATCGTCGGCGCGGTCGTGAAGGTTCCGGTCAACGACGCAGTGGTATGGCTGGAATACCTCGAGGCAGTGGTGCGCGAACGCGACGGCTGGGCCGACTTCTACCGGGCATCGCGGGACGTCCTGCACTCGTGA
- a CDS encoding SWIM zinc finger family protein: MDQQTVWSTDEVRQFAGKAYAAGQKLAGAAGWSGTGATQTLVWGDFQGSWRTPYRVQVNLVGPTYKCSCPSRQFPCKHVVGLVLRWCGGSVDASSEAPAGLVAAPAAPAAPKAPREVSEKAIAAREHSVSEGLEQLQRWIDDQVRNGIAGISADPYAGWSEPIAKRMVDAKAPGLARWLRSLPGHLTHDEWPRLIIEDLGLIRLLIDAYRTIDALSVETAAAVRRHIGFTVPRAEVLATEPVNDTWQVLGYAETLEDRYTTRRMWLSGTATGLLVNVQSTAPSGASFDNRLTPGREFTGGVYPYPGGPSSFRVAIPDGDVPTEPIGQLAVAGTGIDSALAGRARALTVDPWLLRYPAIVAARPVELSRPKRRYLVDASGNAMPAICDDARWARLQAGSGGRLLPLLTEITTDGIDPLSMLSDAPPSRLAGPAVTAL; the protein is encoded by the coding sequence TTGGATCAGCAAACGGTGTGGTCCACCGACGAGGTGCGTCAGTTTGCCGGGAAGGCGTACGCAGCGGGCCAGAAACTCGCAGGCGCGGCCGGTTGGTCCGGCACCGGTGCCACCCAGACCTTGGTGTGGGGCGACTTCCAGGGCAGCTGGCGTACCCCGTATCGCGTGCAGGTCAACCTGGTGGGCCCTACGTACAAATGCTCGTGCCCGTCGCGGCAATTTCCCTGCAAACACGTGGTCGGTCTGGTGCTGCGCTGGTGTGGCGGCAGCGTCGACGCCTCGTCGGAGGCTCCAGCGGGCCTCGTCGCGGCTCCCGCGGCTCCCGCAGCCCCGAAAGCGCCGCGTGAGGTCAGCGAGAAGGCCATCGCGGCACGCGAGCACAGCGTCAGCGAGGGCCTGGAGCAGCTCCAGCGGTGGATCGACGATCAGGTCCGCAACGGCATCGCCGGCATCAGCGCCGATCCGTACGCCGGATGGAGCGAGCCGATCGCCAAACGGATGGTCGACGCCAAGGCCCCCGGCCTGGCGCGCTGGTTGCGCAGCCTGCCCGGCCATCTCACCCACGACGAGTGGCCGCGGTTGATCATCGAGGATCTCGGGCTGATCCGGCTGCTGATCGACGCCTACCGCACGATCGACGCGCTGTCGGTGGAGACCGCGGCCGCGGTGCGCCGCCACATCGGATTCACGGTGCCGCGGGCCGAGGTGCTGGCCACCGAACCGGTCAACGACACCTGGCAGGTACTGGGCTACGCCGAGACCTTGGAGGATCGCTACACCACCCGGCGAATGTGGTTGAGCGGCACCGCCACCGGGCTCCTGGTTAACGTGCAGTCCACCGCGCCGAGCGGGGCGAGCTTCGACAACCGGCTCACCCCCGGGCGGGAGTTCACCGGCGGCGTGTACCCGTATCCCGGCGGCCCGTCGAGCTTCCGGGTCGCAATCCCCGACGGCGACGTGCCGACCGAGCCCATCGGGCAACTCGCGGTCGCCGGCACCGGGATCGATTCGGCGCTGGCCGGGCGGGCCCGCGCTCTGACGGTCGACCCGTGGTTGCTCCGGTACCCCGCGATCGTCGCCGCCCGGCCCGTAGAGCTCAGCAGGCCCAAGCGCCGCTACCTGGTCGACGCCTCGGGCAACGCGATGCCGGCGATCTGCGACGACGCCCGCTGGGCTCGACTGCAGGCCGGAAGCGGCGGCCGATTACTGCCGCTGCTGACGGAGATCACCACGGATGGGATCGATCCGCTGTCGATGTTGAGCGACGCGCCGCCATCGCGTCTGGCCGGACCGGCGGTGACCGCGCTGTGA
- a CDS encoding response regulator transcription factor, whose protein sequence is MKRILVVDDEPTILAAVATRLRAEAFEVETAVDGPSAVETALATSPDLVVLDVMLPGFDGLEVCRRIQAQLPVPVLMLTARTDETDMLIGLGIGADDYLTKPFSMRELVARVRVLLRRVDRANGDQPLSVGDYRIELSERRVHEGDREIHLTRTEFDLLVFLAGRPRAAVARETLLEHVWGWAAGVETRTVDSHVKALRRKLGSELIRTVHGVGYALEVPR, encoded by the coding sequence GTGAAGCGAATCCTGGTGGTCGACGACGAGCCGACCATCCTGGCCGCGGTGGCGACCCGACTGCGTGCCGAGGCTTTCGAGGTGGAGACGGCGGTCGACGGGCCGTCGGCGGTGGAAACCGCGCTGGCAACGTCGCCTGATCTTGTGGTCCTCGACGTGATGCTGCCCGGCTTCGACGGTCTGGAAGTGTGCCGGCGTATTCAGGCGCAGCTTCCCGTGCCGGTGCTGATGCTGACTGCCCGCACCGACGAGACCGACATGCTCATCGGCCTCGGTATCGGTGCCGACGACTACCTGACCAAGCCGTTCAGCATGCGCGAACTCGTGGCCCGGGTGCGGGTGCTGTTGCGCCGGGTGGACCGGGCGAACGGCGACCAGCCGCTGTCGGTGGGCGACTATCGCATCGAGCTGAGCGAGCGTCGGGTCCATGAGGGCGACCGGGAGATCCACCTCACCCGAACCGAATTCGATCTGCTCGTGTTCCTGGCCGGCCGGCCCAGGGCTGCGGTGGCCCGCGAGACCCTGCTGGAGCACGTGTGGGGTTGGGCCGCCGGGGTGGAGACCCGCACCGTGGACAGCCATGTCAAGGCACTGCGCCGCAAGCTCGGATCCGAGCTGATCCGGACGGTGCACGGCGTGGGCTACGCCCTGGAGGTCCCGCGGTGA
- a CDS encoding LysR family transcriptional regulator has protein sequence MVVSLTQLEVLMAVVDAGGFSGAAKKLFMSQPSVSNHVRNLESSLGVHLVQRSAQGARTTPAGEVVVDHARKVFDLLDSLERQVAGLQGLQAGRLVLAGTTTLGTYLLPSLVSEFSRQAPKVECQIRVGNEDTVENWLLRGEVALGLCADTPAEEQLVAKPLFQEEMVLVAAAGTPLAGRPLGTEDLGGQRFLMREVGSATRRQQEAALRLWSLDAAEQWDLWGPDTLKEAVHAGLGLALLSEHSTARERASGLLVALSVQPPPPSRTVYLVRRADRVLTPPEEAFARLVDGIAAWPN, from the coding sequence ATGGTGGTGAGCCTGACGCAGCTTGAAGTGTTGATGGCAGTGGTCGACGCCGGTGGATTCTCCGGTGCGGCCAAGAAGCTGTTCATGAGCCAGCCGTCCGTCTCCAATCACGTCCGAAACCTGGAGAGCTCGCTGGGTGTACACCTGGTCCAGCGCAGCGCCCAGGGCGCCCGGACCACTCCGGCCGGGGAGGTCGTCGTCGACCACGCCCGGAAGGTGTTCGACCTACTGGACAGCCTGGAGCGTCAGGTGGCCGGCCTGCAGGGACTGCAGGCCGGCCGACTCGTTTTGGCCGGCACTACGACCCTCGGCACGTACCTGTTGCCCAGCCTGGTATCCGAATTCAGCAGGCAGGCACCGAAAGTCGAGTGTCAGATCCGCGTCGGCAATGAGGACACGGTAGAGAACTGGTTGCTGCGGGGAGAAGTCGCGCTGGGACTGTGCGCTGACACTCCGGCCGAGGAGCAGTTGGTCGCCAAACCCTTGTTCCAAGAGGAAATGGTGTTGGTCGCCGCCGCTGGAACGCCGCTGGCCGGGCGACCCCTGGGGACCGAAGACCTTGGTGGACAACGATTTCTCATGCGCGAGGTCGGCTCGGCGACCCGACGCCAGCAGGAGGCCGCATTGCGGCTGTGGTCGCTGGATGCGGCTGAGCAATGGGACCTGTGGGGTCCCGATACGCTCAAAGAGGCCGTCCATGCCGGGCTCGGGCTGGCGTTGCTGTCCGAACATTCGACTGCGCGGGAACGGGCGTCCGGCCTGCTGGTGGCATTGTCGGTGCAGCCCCCGCCGCCGAGCCGGACCGTCTACCTGGTCCGGCGGGCAGACCGGGTGCTGACACCTCCCGAGGAGGCGTTCGCGCGGTTGGTCGACGGTATCGCGGCCTGGCCCAACTGA
- a CDS encoding response regulator transcription factor has translation MTRADGSPIRVLVVDDEPGLAELVSMALRYEGWQVSIAADGSSAIRHAHENPPDVVVLDIMLPDIDGLEVLRRLRETRPGLPLLLLTAKESLEDRIAGLAAGGDDYVTKPFSVEELVLRLRALMRRTGVSDDTGASKLAVGDLVLDEDSHEVFRGGDEIILTATEFELLRYLMHNSRRVLTKSQILSHVWNYDFDGRSNVIELYISYLRRKIDAGRTPMIHTLRGSGYVLKPPR, from the coding sequence ATGACCCGCGCCGATGGCAGCCCGATTCGGGTGCTGGTCGTCGACGACGAACCCGGTCTGGCCGAGTTGGTGTCCATGGCGTTGCGCTACGAAGGCTGGCAGGTCTCGATCGCGGCCGACGGATCATCGGCGATCCGCCACGCCCACGAAAACCCGCCCGACGTCGTCGTCCTGGACATCATGCTGCCGGACATCGACGGACTCGAAGTACTTCGGAGACTGCGCGAGACACGGCCCGGGCTGCCACTGCTCCTGCTGACCGCCAAGGAGTCACTCGAAGACCGCATCGCTGGGCTCGCCGCCGGCGGCGACGATTACGTCACCAAGCCTTTCAGCGTCGAAGAACTGGTGCTGCGGTTGCGTGCGCTCATGCGGCGCACCGGCGTCTCCGACGACACCGGGGCATCGAAACTCGCCGTCGGCGACCTGGTGCTGGACGAGGACAGCCACGAGGTCTTCCGAGGCGGGGACGAAATTATTTTGACAGCAACAGAATTCGAATTGCTTCGATACCTGATGCACAACTCCAGGCGGGTGCTGACCAAGTCACAGATCCTGAGCCACGTGTGGAACTACGACTTCGACGGGCGTTCCAATGTCATCGAGTTGTACATCTCCTACCTGCGCCGCAAGATCGACGCAGGCCGCACACCGATGATCCACACGCTCCGCGGGTCCGGATATGTCCTCAAACCACCCCGCTGA
- the kstR2 gene encoding TetR family transcriptional regulator KstR2 yields MAPDTPSQPASRRDELLDLAATMFAERGLKATTVRDIADSAGILSGSLYHHFKSKEQMVEEVMRDFLDWLFARYLEILDEESSPLGRLTGLFMASFEAIEHRHAQVVIYQDEAKRLSGIPQFGFVDERNREQRKMWVDILQQGIADGSFRQDIDVDLVYRFIRDTTWVSVRWYQPGGPLSAEEVGRQYLAIVLGGITAGNATVKGDN; encoded by the coding sequence ATGGCGCCGGATACGCCCAGCCAGCCGGCTAGCAGACGCGACGAGCTTCTGGACCTTGCCGCGACGATGTTTGCCGAACGCGGTCTGAAGGCGACGACAGTCCGCGATATCGCTGACTCCGCAGGAATCCTGTCGGGCAGCCTCTATCACCACTTCAAGTCCAAGGAGCAGATGGTCGAGGAAGTCATGCGGGACTTTCTGGACTGGCTGTTCGCGCGGTACCTGGAGATCCTCGACGAGGAGTCCAGTCCGTTGGGCCGGCTGACCGGCTTGTTCATGGCCTCGTTCGAGGCGATCGAGCACCGGCACGCACAGGTGGTGATCTACCAGGACGAGGCCAAACGGCTGTCCGGCATCCCGCAGTTCGGTTTCGTCGACGAACGTAACCGGGAACAGCGCAAGATGTGGGTGGACATCCTGCAGCAGGGCATCGCCGACGGCTCGTTCCGTCAGGACATCGACGTCGACCTGGTGTACCGGTTCATCCGCGACACCACCTGGGTTTCGGTCCGCTGGTATCAGCCGGGTGGACCGCTTTCGGCCGAAGAGGTCGGCCGGCAATACCTCGCCATCGTCCTCGGCGGAATCACCGCAGGGAACGCCACTGTCAAAGGAGACAACTAA
- a CDS encoding cell wall metabolism sensor histidine kinase WalK: MSSNHPAEPRSPVRLRRPRTWSLQTRLLLVLAGLLTFVCVGIGAGTLLAMNHFLTQQLEHQVFDAGSRSVVFYNLGPPPFVRFEGPGPMFLDGPGQSVGTVGAVITDGHTTEAAVISADGDRRELSPKAFEQLSGIGKQTLVRIDLDGLGDYKLVSVSVTGDDGQTVVAGLPMAGVTNTLLSMLGFFSAVAATALILATTAGIVITRRQFAPLARVAAAAHRVAQLELDRGEVALPTPLVPVDPDSARTEVGQLGSAFNRMLDRIADALVVRHASETRVRQFVAEASHELRTPLASIRGYTELARRRLAGCPDDLAHAIERVDAESKRMTQLVEDMLLLARMDSGRPLDFEPVDLSELAVDAVSDAHIAGPVHRWSVNVPDQPVLVAGDRLRLHQMLANLLTNARVHTPPGTRVNTALRRNGDDQVVLTVTDKGPGIPQDQQPEIFERFARGDSSRSRRAGSTGLGLAIVRALVKAHDGTIEVRSIPGETAFVITLPAILPD, translated from the coding sequence ATGTCCTCAAACCACCCCGCTGAGCCACGTTCACCGGTGCGGCTCCGACGCCCCCGGACGTGGTCGCTGCAAACCCGCCTGCTGCTGGTCCTGGCGGGACTGCTCACCTTTGTGTGCGTTGGCATCGGAGCCGGGACCCTGCTGGCCATGAACCATTTCCTGACCCAACAGCTGGAGCACCAGGTATTCGACGCGGGATCTCGGTCGGTGGTCTTCTACAACTTGGGCCCTCCGCCGTTCGTGCGGTTCGAAGGCCCCGGGCCGATGTTTCTCGACGGCCCCGGTCAGTCGGTCGGCACCGTAGGGGCTGTGATCACCGACGGCCACACCACAGAAGCGGCCGTGATCTCGGCCGACGGAGATCGACGGGAGCTCTCTCCCAAGGCATTCGAGCAGTTGTCCGGGATCGGGAAACAAACCCTGGTCCGCATCGACCTGGACGGACTCGGGGACTACAAGCTCGTCAGCGTCAGCGTCACCGGCGACGACGGGCAGACAGTCGTGGCGGGACTGCCGATGGCCGGCGTCACCAACACCCTGTTGTCGATGCTGGGCTTCTTCAGCGCCGTCGCGGCAACAGCGTTGATCCTGGCCACCACTGCCGGCATCGTGATCACCCGACGCCAGTTCGCACCGCTGGCGCGGGTGGCGGCCGCAGCGCACCGGGTTGCTCAGCTGGAACTCGACCGCGGGGAGGTCGCCCTGCCGACGCCCCTGGTTCCCGTCGACCCGGACAGTGCCCGCACCGAAGTCGGACAACTGGGTTCGGCCTTCAACCGGATGCTCGACCGCATCGCCGACGCGCTGGTAGTACGGCACGCCAGCGAGACACGGGTACGACAGTTCGTCGCCGAAGCCAGCCACGAACTGCGCACACCGCTGGCGTCCATCCGGGGCTACACAGAACTGGCTCGCCGCAGACTGGCCGGCTGCCCGGACGACCTGGCCCATGCGATCGAACGCGTCGACGCCGAATCAAAACGGATGACCCAACTGGTCGAGGACATGCTGTTGTTGGCGCGGATGGATTCCGGACGCCCGCTCGACTTCGAACCTGTCGACCTGTCCGAGCTCGCCGTCGATGCCGTGAGCGACGCCCACATCGCGGGGCCCGTTCATCGTTGGTCGGTCAATGTGCCCGACCAGCCGGTGCTGGTCGCCGGAGATCGGCTCCGGCTACACCAGATGCTGGCGAACCTGCTCACAAATGCCCGGGTGCACACACCCCCGGGCACCCGGGTCAACACCGCCCTGCGCCGAAACGGAGATGACCAGGTGGTCTTGACGGTTACCGACAAAGGGCCGGGCATCCCGCAGGATCAACAACCGGAGATATTCGAACGCTTCGCCCGCGGCGACTCGTCCCGGTCCCGGCGCGCCGGGAGCACGGGCCTGGGCTTGGCCATCGTGCGGGCACTCGTCAAGGCCCACGACGGCACGATCGAGGTTCGTAGCATTCCTGGCGAAACAGCGTTCGTCATAACGCTTCCCGCGATCCTGCCGGACTAG